One Carettochelys insculpta isolate YL-2023 chromosome 1, ASM3395843v1, whole genome shotgun sequence genomic window, AACCATTCCAAAAGCAAATCCAAAAAGTACAGCATAGACCACCAGGCCTGTGTAGTTCTCTGCCAGTGGGCACATTATGTGACAGATGCCATTGTACAAGACGGCAAAACTAAAGAAGTACTGGATTTTTGGACGGATATATTTGGAGTTTGCTACAAGTCCCATTGAAGGTCTAGCAAACATGTCTACAAAAGCTAGGATGGAcagcaggaaagcagcagaatACTCATCAATTCCCTTGTGTTTGGCATATGGAGCCAAGAATACTATTGGGGCAAAGAAGCCAACAAACATAATAACATTTCCTGACAAATAAACCAGAAACCCTCTGTGTTTAAAGAGGGATAGATCTAAGTATTTATTCAGGATTTGCCAGAATGATTTTTTGTTATTCATCTGCGAGTTTGAATCTCCTACTCCCTTCTCAACATCTTTTTTCACAGGAGGGACTGGTTTTGGTCCAACAGGTCTCATAAGTGATCCAGCCACACAGCAGTTCAAAAGAAGTCCTCCCAGAATGAGAAAGCTTCCTTTCCATCCAAATGCATTAAAAAGGAATTGATTGAGAGGAGCCAGTGTGCTTAAGAACACAGgacttccagccatggccagtCCATTAGCAATGGGACGCTTCTTATAGAAATACTTGCCAATCATAGTCAAGGCAGGTTGCAAGTTGAAGGCTAAGCCAAGACctaaacagcaaaaacaaaacaaaacaaaaaaaacacacaccattaTTGCATGTAATACACTGAAAATCTTGCATGATAATCTGGCAAAAGTGCTCAACAAAGCTAAAATACCATTCAGAGATTTCCAATAAAGATAAAAAGCTATCAGCACTGAAAAATGAAACGTGGATTCACTGCTTTCCACACATTTATTGTCTCCACTATGTCACACTTGAGAGCGGTAATTTGCTTGTACTGTGTTGCAGTAAAAGTAAACACTCGTAATAATGTTTGAGCAATCATATAGACAATGGAGTGACAGAGGTACAATGGTATCAAGACCTTGAATATACCATTTTTGTATTTTACTAAGCTGAAACACAATTCTCTCGTGGTTCATTTCACAACAGTTATTAAATGTCACTTCATCTACAGAAGAGAGCAGATTACATTTCAAAGTATAAATCCATTGGCTTTTAGCCCTCTATCACTTTTTAAGGTTGAACATGTATCGAAAGTAAGATGTAAAATTATTAATAAATCATGATTTTGCAGGAAATCAGGTCCCACATCCACAGCTGTGGAGGTCATGGTAGCGAAATCTCTGGTTGGTCACTATTTGGTTTAGAAAGGGATGTGAAGTGTGGTATGCATAGGTCCAGCTCCCTGAACAGCAGTGCACATAGGAGGGGCGGAGTTGGGCCAGGTGTATAATCAGAGGATCTACCTGTTGTCCTTCTCCTGGAATGGGGATACACAGGAACTACAGAGTTTTAGTAGCAATGTATCTGCTATGCAGTCTAAGGAAGGATTCCTTCCCTTTTCCTCCATGAGCAAACCCAGAGCCCAACTCACTCCTTGAAGGTCTCTAAGCTTGGCTGTTAAAAAAAGGTGCCATGTGAGatcttaaaaaaacacaaaacaaacaagaaacccATCACATTCAGTAAGAAAGAGTTCTGTCAGATGGCTTAACTTCTACTCATCTATTACagatcaacagaagttttgatgtAGTCACAGACTAAAATCTCATTTGAGGATGCCATGCTTCCTTCAGAAgtgatgcttttaaaaatcagaatctTTCTGGTAGTGAGGTAATTTAATAATGGTCTTATTATCACTTTAATTCCCACCCTTTGATCAGTTCCAGAGCTGCAGTGACTTACTAACTGTACTTCTATTCTGTAGCCAGCTGTGCCTTGCCCAGCATATTACTGAGCTGGGCATGCATATATTTTTGGTGAGCTTATGAAAGCTTAGTATTAGAGTATGCACACTTAATAGACCTCTACTAGTCCCTGCTGTTTCATTCACACTGTGACATGTCTGaaaacttaaacaaaaaaaaatgaaaaatcaaatacaAATGACTCTCATAAGTGCTGTCATGAGTCAATCAATTTctactttgtaattatagtgcAGTGCAAGATGGCATGTACATAGGGCATTTACTGAATAAAATAATCAGAGGTGCATGAAATCTCCTGAGCAGTAATTTAATAtcctaaaaatcaatttaaaggtGTACAGTTCCGGATAGCAGAAATTAATTTGACTAATTACTATTTTGAACCAGTCACTTACCTCCAATAATTCCCACACATACGTACAGCTCCAGGACACTGTTGCAGAAAGAGGAAGCGATCATTCCAGATGAACACAATACACCTCCAGCTATCATCACTGGCCGGCTACCATATTTATTCACCAAGACACTGCTTATGGGACCTAATGGCAGGAAAAGGAATAATTATCCACGTTGCAGTTATAAATACATTTGCAGTTGTGTGTGTTTTAGTGACTAAAATCTTTCCCTATGAGTCTGACCATGCAAGAACTACCATACTAGTAGTCAAAGGAACTACCCACCCTTCACGGGTGTATTTGCACAGTCAGGCCTTATAGAATAACCTGTGACCATGGAGGTGGACCAGAGGATGTAAAACACGAGAGCAGCAATCTTGTAAACTACAGGTCTCAAAGAACTAACAATGGGCCCAGTCAATGGACGTTTTCAGTGTGCAAGAAATGCAGGATTAGACTCACTGTCTTTGGTACATGTCAGAATTTCAAATGGAAGGAAATTGTTTAATCAAAACAATAGTTAACAGAATAGGGGTGATCTCTAAAAAGTTGGATTACAACAGCTTCAGATACAAGGAAGCTTGTTCTGAACTCCGGGTAATCACTCTGTTGACTAGGGCAACATAATTAATTATGTCAATGGGACTCCTCACTTGCTTAAGGTGTTAAAGTGGGTCATAAACAACTGACATCTGAAATCTATTTTCATTGTCCAGCTCTGAGTGAGAGTCATAATGGACAGTATCATTGTGCTCTGTTGCCTTAAACTTCTGATGTGTGTTTGGTATAACAGCctataaaatttgaaaatatagatacaaacctgattttaaaattcaaatgaaatTTATTCTAGTGTATTTTTGTCCATACCAAACAAAGAACTATTATGCAATCTGTCACAATGTGCATTGAATGTTTTTAAAGGTCCACAACAGAAATAGATGGCGTGTTGTGTATCAAATTTAAGAAGCTGTCAGATCTGCTTTAGGAAACTTACGCTACAGCTGACTGTGGCCTTGAGTCactcaatttaaaacaaaaggaaacgaAACACAAAAAGGggtgtggagaaaaaaaatgcaaagattTAGAACTGGTGATAAAAATGATACCAGGAAAAAATCAGTCTGGTTCCCTATTGTGTATAGTCTGCAAAATAAATTTTCCATAATAAATGCCGAAAGACACATACACATCAGCATTTTCATTAACAGTACAAATGAAGTTCATGAACCCTGCAGatacacaatggctatgtctacactagccaaaaacttcgaaatcgccatgcaaatggccatttcgaagtttactaatgaagcaatgaaatacatattcagcgcctcattagcatgcgggtggccgcagcacttcaaaattgacgcggctcgccgccgcgcggctcgtccagatggggatccttttcaaaaggaccctgcctacttcgaagtccccttatttccatctgctcataggaataaggggactttgaagcagacggggtccttttgaaaaggagccccgtttggatgagccgtgtcaatttcgaagtgccatggccgcccgcatgctaatgaggcactgaatacgtatttcagcgcttcattagtaaacttcgaaatggccatttgcatggccatttcgaagtttttggctagtgtagacatggccaatgtttGTAGTGTGTCCAAGTTTGGGTCCAATGACTGACCTACCTTAAAAAGGATACTATGAGTGATGGGTCACATGCAAAAGTCTTAGGCGCATACCATATGCCATCAACATTTTAAGTCTCCATTGAATCTGATGGAAGTAGgttgaccagatagcaagtgtgaaaaattgggacagaatagccgtgtctacacgtgcacgctacttcgaagtagcggcactaacttcgaaatagcacccgtcacggctacacgtgttgggcgctatttcgatgttaacatcgacgttaagcggcgagacgtcgaagtcgctaaccccatgaggggataggaatagcgccctacttcgacgttcaacgaacgtagggaccgtgtagttgttgcgcgtcccgcaacatcgaaatagcggggtcctccatggtggccatcagctgaggggttgagagacgctctctctccagcccctgcggggctctatggtcaccgtgtgcagcagcccttagcccagggcttctggctgctgctgctgcagctggggatccatgctgcatgcacagagtgtgcaaccagttgtcggctctgtggatcttgtgttgtttagtgcaactgtgtctgggaggggccctttaagggagtggcttgctgttgagtccgccctgtgaccctgtctgcagctgtgcctggcaccctgatttcgatgtgtgctactttggcgtgtagacgttccctcgcagcgcctatttcgatgtggtgctgcgcaacgtcgatgttgaacgtcgacgttgccagccctggaggacgtgtagacgtgtcactacatcgaaataagctatttcgatgtagcggtcacgtgtagacgtagccaatgggtgTAATAgatgactatggctacgtctacacgtgcacgctacatcgaagtagctaatttcgaagtagcgacatcgaaatagcctatttcgatgaatagcgtctacatgtcctccagggccggcaacgtcgatgttcaacctcaacgttgcgcagcccaatatcgaaataggcgcagcgagggaacgtctacacgccaaagtagcacacatcgaaatagggctgccaggcacagctgcagacagggtcacagggcggactagtgcttccggggcaacagctagccgctcccttaaagggcccctcccagacacacacagcctgcacagcacgcggtctgaggagccataggcacacagaccccgggtgccgcagtcatggacccccagcagcagcagcagcagcagcagcagcagcagtagccagaggtccacccagccctcccggcaggagcagggcttgccctgctccatgccacgcgggaggcagctgagcacctccttgccaccccggaggaggagctgcccccagggcagcagggctcaacccctacccctgcagcaccccgcccccccccgcctcacacgccggcggctgtagagctaccccaccagcaccgactggtgggagcggctggtgcttggggagtgggacgacgaccgctggctcaggaacttcaggatgagccggcagacatttctggagctgtgccagtggctcacccccgcactcaggcaccaggacaccgccatgcggcgtgccctcacagtgcagaaacgggtcggcattgttgtctggaagctggccactccagacagctaccaatccgtggggcagcagtttggggtcagcaaggccaccgtcggggctgtcttcatgggggtaagagaacccacgggcggagggcagggcaggggaggggggcccgggcggaggagggcaggggaggggaggggaggccagggcaggggaggaggaggggaggggagggcagaggagggcagggcacggcagggccacgcacaccctgctcacccctcattggggctgtcccatgtgctttctctgcaggttgtgcgtgccatcaacgccatgctcctgcacaggctcgtgaggctgggggacccacatgccaccatcgcggcctttgccaccctgggcttccccaactgcttcggggctctggatgggactcacatccccatccgcgccccgcatcacagtggaggacgatacctgaatcgaaaggactaccattctgttgtcctccaggccttggtggacagcgggggacgtttccaggacatttatgtgggctggcctggcagcacccacgacgcccgggttttctggaacttgggcctgtgccaccggctggaggcggggacctacatcccccagcgggagatccctctgggggacaccaccatgcccttctgcgtcatcgcagatgcggcgtaccccgtCCGGGCGTGGCTCATgaacccctacacgggccatctctccgttagccaggagcgcttcaatgagcgcctgaaccatgcgcgccaggtggtggagcgctcatttggccgcctgaagggacgctggagatgtctcctgacccgcctggatgcaggccccaacaacatcccccagattgtgggtgcctactGCGCCCTgaacaatttggtagagagcaagggggagacctttttccagggctgggctgaggaggccggcagggcagacgtccagccacctgctgcccccagtcggcaggtggaccccgaggggacccgggtccgggaggccctgcgggcccactttgatgaagaggccgcggggtgaactctgcccaggccccctactgcccgccccttcctccaccacactcctgccccaacgcccacaccatggagcaccccacagcaccccgctcccacttgtcctggacaaatgacagcacgcacttgtggctcaacttaaacttctttttctttttgtgaacttttcttttaactgtaaatattggAACCAAAACCAAACTATGTACAGACATgtgaaaacaaagtaaaatatgtacaaaaataaaacaatactacgAAACAAAAGCGTcctacataataaaaagaaaaccagggaggataaaggggagaactatgtacatggggtggaaggggcaaacggggggcaacaaatataTACCAGAGTCcagaaactatatacaagggggggaccacgtcccgggccccttgcccctatagcctggcacttGGCGTTGGTGGCCCGGAGCCccaccgcggtcgcagccctgtccggggctgcgtgggggcgggccggaccagaagGTAGGGTGGCCagcaagtctcaggtggctccaggggtccctcggcgctccagccctcagcggtgggtggcggggcgacggcggacgggacggcgacaggcggagcagctggtggtggggctgctggagcaggcagggcgggcgatgcggcggccggcgtggcatggggggccaggtagtccaccaggcggttaaatgtctgcatgtaggccccccatgcctcctggcgccaggccagcgcccgctcctgcaaatgcaggtgctgctctgtgaCCTTCAGCTGCCggtggtggatggccagcagctgggggtccgtcgccgtcggctggtggtggcgcggggtccgccgtctagcccgccatggggccggtcggtcctcggccgaggggctgccctggagcgatggtcccggagggctctccgggactacTGAGGCcccgccggcactctcttccggtccttcggatggtgcaggtgcaggacacaggagaggagggggggaagaagaatggagacaggcgttagtgtgggccccgagccgtggcctttgtccccccagccctgtgctgcaggttccccatccccgtccctgggagatgctgctgtgatggatggggttcaggggtccccctgccctgcaccccgtcccctggtgggagcgactctcacttcaccccgcagggtctgacagcaggagaggtttcttaggccacagatgcccagtttctcccaggagtgacagcaccagctgtcggaagagacagtccttccaacccgtcatagggagaagaccccaaggggtgcccctctgggatgcagctttccccctcctcaggctggctgccttccagctctcccttcccctagcctctacctgtggcccccgccctcgccccccaattccaagccagctcggctcctccctcctctttgttcagggcagaggtgtcacctgccagctgtagccccaggatcctcctttgcccctgggagctattcggctcttgttgctcatatgtagcctgagtctcccttttgcactccccccactccatcacatgctgctgctgcggggtgtcccaccccctcctcccgggggcccctcgaggttccgctcccccctggcccggggatggggcatgacactgtcatgcggggtggggaggggcaggggctgatgcagtgctgtgagggccatggccctggtgtccctggggccatggccatgtgagcatgtggggggccctggacacatatctattacccccgcccctcaagcccaggggtgtccaccagagggggggtacctacctgtcggtccgctcccacggtccggagatccccggggggcggaggccctgctgctgctccgggatggcaggaggaggatctgcaggctggattctgcagaggaggagcccccctcctcctcctcctcctcctcctgccgcgatgtcccgggggtggcctccggggcggactccggctgcagggcctgctggggctcgtcggccgaggtgtcaagggtggccggaggggaggaggtgtgccgggggcccaggatgtccctgagctccctgtaaaaggggcaagtgacgggggcggccccagatcggctggccgcatcccgggcccgggcgtaaccctgccgcagctccttgaccttactcctgacgtggtcaggagtgcgggcagggtgaccccgggcagccaggccgtcggccagccgagcgaacgcatccgcgttccgcctcttgctccccattacctggagcacctcctccttgctccagagccccagcaggtcccgcagctcggcctccgtccaggaggggccccgctgccgcttcccagcctggctgctgccctggctgggctggctgccctggctccccttggggggggtcccctgggggcgctgggggggctgccgggcagccatcacacctgggtggggggcagagggatttgcaggctagccgcgtgtgcaggctgctgcctgcacgatccctctgcttcctgcacaggaagggagggggaggggacctttaaggggccgctccatgcggccaccagtgagctgaggggctggagagagcatctctcaaccccccagctgatggccgccatggaggacccggcaatttcgacgttgcgggacgcgcaacgactacacggtccctacttcaacgttgaacgtcgaagtagggcgctattcctatctcctcatgaggttagcgaatttgacgtctcgctgcctaacgtcgaagttaacttcgaaatagcgcccgacgcgtgtagccgtgacgggcgctatttcgaagttggtgccgctacttcgaagtagcgtgcacgtgtagacgcggcttatatgaGACAGAGCCCCATATATTGGGACTGTTCATATAAAATCAGGACATATGGTCACCGTACATTGAAATTTAGCTTCAGAATCATTGGCATGATACAGTCCTCACTTTGGTTAATCACACTAAAGTATCGAGACTTCAGTGTCATTAACCAATGTAAGGACTCTACCATgccattggctatggttacactacagagttttgtcaaagAACATGCTGTGTGTTTATACACAAAGTCGGTTTTGACGGTTTAAattctgctggaaaagtataactagtggggtttcgcaggggtctgttttaggaccggttctgttcaatatcttcattaacgatgtagatattgacatagaaagtacacttattaagtttgcagatgataccaagctgggaggggttgcaactgctttggaggatagggtcataattcaaaaggatctggataaactggagaaatgggctgaggtaaacaggatgaagttggcaaagtgctccacttaggaaggaacaatcagtgtcacacatacagaatgggaaaggactgcctaggaatgagtacagcagaaagggatctaggggttatagtggaccacaagtcaaatatgagtcaacagtgtgatgctgttgcaaaaaaagcaaacatgttcctaggatgcattaacaggtgtgttgtgaacaagacacgagaagtcattctcccgctctactctgcgctggttaggcctcagctggagtattgtgtccagttctgggcaccgcagttcaggaaggatgtggagaaattggagagggtccagaggagagcaacgagaatgatcaaaggtctagagaacatgacctatgaagaaaggctgaaagaattgggcttgtttagtttggaaaagagaagattgaagggggacatgatagcagttttcaggtatctaaaagggtgtcataaggcagagggagggaacttgttcttctttgcctctgaggatagaacaagaggcaatggactgaaattgcagcaggggaggttcaggttggacatcaggaaaaagttcctaactgtcagggcgatcaaacactggaacgaattgccaagggaggtggtagaatctccatcactggagatatttaagaagaggttagataggagGCtttgagggatggtctagaaagtgcttggtcctgctgtgggggcagggggctggactcgatggcctctcgaggtcccttccagtcctactattctatgattctatgattctatgattctatgacagggcATTGACAAAACTGAACACTTTCACCAGTGCTGTCGATAGATTTCTGTCAAcataaaagctgtgtaaatgccctcAGGGGGCCTCGCTCAACAGACggagcatccacaacaatgggcagcccagtccactgtgcttctgggtgccgcttttgtcaagagagaagccaggcagtccagctgctctgtcactaGAGCAGAAGactctcccaatttgcttttgtgtgtacatgcgatccgtcaacagaagttttgcaggaaaaactctcctgacagtgacttgtGTTGACAGACAGCTGTAGTGTAACAATAGCA contains:
- the SLC16A7 gene encoding monocarboxylate transporter 2, with translation MPPATTAQQYTPPDGGWGWVVVFGAFISIGFSYAFPKAITVFFKEIQEIFHTSYSEIAWISSIMLAVMYAGGPISSVLVNKYGSRPVMIAGGVLCSSGMIASSFCNSVLELYVCVGIIGGLGLAFNLQPALTMIGKYFYKKRPIANGLAMAGSPVFLSTLAPLNQFLFNAFGWKGSFLILGGLLLNCCVAGSLMRPVGPKPVPPVKKDVEKGVGDSNSQMNNKKSFWQILNKYLDLSLFKHRGFLVYLSGNVIMFVGFFAPIVFLAPYAKHKGIDEYSAAFLLSILAFVDMFARPSMGLVANSKYIRPKIQYFFSFAVLYNGICHIMCPLAENYTGLVVYAVLFGFAFGMVSSILFESLMDLVGAARFSSAVGLVTIVECCPVLLGPPLGGWLVDITGEYKYMYIVCGSIVIVASIWLFIGNAINYRLLAKEKKLEDEKQEALKDADPKEAEPLTNNENEEAANKADKVLKDSSERETNI